The DNA region AAACGTCTGTTGGACAGCTTGGGGCGACGTTGGCATGGCGACGCGCGGCTCAGTGCAGCAAGTTTTGGAAGCCAGTGGTGTTGACCTCTTACCGGCAAAAGAAGGTGCAGCCATTGGCGCAGCTTTGGCACTCTCCGCACTCAGCGGTGATGTGGTCGTTGCTGGCGAACTGGGCTCTTTTTCGGGGCTGGAACAAGCCAGCCCAGTTCTATTTGTTCAGGAAGACCAACCGGTCTCTACGGGAATTTTCGACCGCAGTGAAAAAACAGAATCGGGTATGCGCTACACCGTGAACTTCGATCCCAAAGTGGATTTAGGGTTGGATGACCACCGCGTTGACGGCATTCCACTTTTACCAGGTGTTTTGGGTGTTGAGCTGATGGTTCAAGGCCTAAAGATGCACCTTGGTGAAAGCGTCTCTGAGCTTCGTGACGTGCGTTTTCAAAAGCCTGTGAAGTTTTTCAAAGATGAAGCAATGGACATCATCATTGAAGTGCAAACGCTTCAAGACGGCCATGCAAAAGCATCGTTAAATACAGAACTCACAACACCTAAAGGTAAAGTGATTGCCCGGACGCATTTCGTTGCCGATGCTTTTATTGGTGAACGTCTGGAAGTAAACCGTGTTTTACCAGATCGTTTAGAAATGCCTCGCGATCCTCGTCTTACACGCTCAGATATTTATAGCCGGTACTTTCACGGGCCTCGTTTCCAAGTGATTGGTGATGTGAGCCGCATGGGTGAAGATGGTGTCGAGATAGAGCCATTGACTGAACGCCCTGAGTGGGTCGGCAATATGAGTCACGATGAATTCATGACCGTTCCTTACTTACGTGAAGCAGGTTTTCAGGCCGCTGGCCTCTGGGAAATGGCTGAGCTTGGACGGATGGGATTGCCTGCGGGCATTGATACCTTGCATTTAGGTGAGCCTATTCCTGCTGATGTTCCAGTTCTTATCAGTGTGAGACGCCGTGCTTTCGGCGAAAGCGGCGCAAGCTTCGATGTTTGGTTACATGATGGAATGGGTCGTATTTTTGAAGTGATGCGCGGTTATCGTACAGCAACACTGCGTACACTCTCCACCCGCGAGCGTTTCGAGCCAGTGCGTGCACAAGCAGAAGTACCGGATTGGGTTAGAATCAACATTGCTGATGTGGATGCGATGCTGGACGCTGATTTGCGGGGTACCGTGAAGAAGTATTTGTCCGGTGAAGAAATCACGCGTTTTGATACATTGAAAACACAAAAACGAAAGCGTGATTGGTTGGCTGGTCGCATCGCAGCCAAGCGTTTGATCCGTGAAGCTCGGTTTGGAAAAGAAGGCGCGATCATTCCTTACGGAGCAATCAGTATTCTACCAGACCATCTGGGTGCACCGACGATTGTTATTGTTGGTGAGGGGATTTCTGATTCCAGAGTATCCATCAGCCACAGCGGTTCTATGGCCGCCGCAATGTATTGTGCAGAATCCAATGTACTGCCGGGAATTGATGTTGAAATCATTGAGCCTCGTCATGACTCATGGGCGGATGGTTATTTTACCAAGGCGGAGCGTCTGTGGGCCGACCAAGCGAACAATCGCGACCGAGCTCTTACGGCAGCCTGGGCTATTAAAGAAGCTTACCTTAAAGCCATTGGCATTGGCGCTCGTGCAGACTTCAGAGACATCGACGTGAGCTACGATGGTGAGACTTGGTCAGTGAGTGTGGAGGGTACTGTTGCCAAGCGTCTGGTGGAAGTTGGCGGTGGTGAGGCTGTGGTAAGCGTTGGGCTCGAAGAAGATATCGTTGTGGCAAGAGTGTATCTTGCAAAGCTGAGCCAAGCAGAAACAACCTCCCAAACTCACATTTAGTGAGCCGAGTGTCCTGGTGGAGAAGGGCGCAGCAATAGCGTTGCACCTCTTCGATGGCCTTACTTGGTTTTAATATTTTCTGATTATCAAGTCTTAAAGAGACCGACCAGGGACTGCAGTCTGTGGGCTGCTTCGGCAAGTTCTTGTGCCTGATGTTGGGTTTTATCGGCACCATCGGTGGTTCCGTCAGCTGCCGTAGCAACACCCATAATGTTGTTGGCAATTTGTGAGCTGCCGTTAGCTGCAAGGCCAACGCTTCGGCCAATTTCAGCCATGGTCGCGCTTTGCTCTTCAACTGCCCCAGCGATACTGGTTTGCAGCTGATTGATTTGCTCAATGGTTCCGCCAATTTTACCAATCGCGGAAATCGAAGCATCAGCATCTTGCTGAATGGCTTGAATCTTCGAAGAAATCTCAGTGGTTGCTTTGGCGGTCTCACCGGCCAATTCCTTAACTTCGTTTGCAACAACTGCAAAGCCTTTACCACTATCACCGGCTCGTGCGGCCTCAATGGTGGCGTTCAATGCGAGAAGGTTGGTTTGCTCGGCAATCGACGTAATAACCGCGATGATTTTACCAATATCTGCGCTGCTGACACCGAGTTGCTCAACCGTCATATTCGTAGATTTGGCAACTTGTACCGCTTGGGTTGCAACCATGGCTGCGTCATTAGCGTTCTTCGCGATTTCGCGAATACTGAGTCCCATTTCATCAACACCCACCGCTGCATGTTGAGCGTTGTCGCTAACATCGTTGGCCGCTTCGGCAACCATGGTGGCTTGCGAGGCTGTCTCACCGGCGCTGGATGTCATTGACACAGCTGTGGTTTCAAGAACAGCTGACGAGCGAGAGAGCTTCTCGGTTGTTTCGCCAACGCTTGCGATAATTCCACGGAGCTTTTCGAGGAAGGTATTAAACCACTCCGCGAGTTCACCAATTTCGTCATTGCTTGTGACATTGAGACGCTGAGTTAAATCACCCTCACCTTGGGCGATGTCTTTAAGACGGTCGACCATATCGTTAAGCGGGAGTGAAATATATTTCGAGATGACATTGATGATTGCGAACGTTGATATTGCAATCATCGCCAAGAAAAGTAGTAAGCTAAGCGTACGGTTCCAGGCAGTACTCTCTTTGATATCCGTGAGGTCTCTACGAACATCTTTTGCGAGCACGTCGGTAAACTTTACCAGCGTCTCGCGCATATCTTTAAGCCGATTGGCAAGGTCTTTAGCTTGCTCCATCGTATCTTCGCCGTCATCCATATCCACGAAGATTTGGGTAACCTCGTTATACCGGGCAACAATTTCCCCGGCCTGTTTGGATATCTTGTTACTTTCTTT from Deltaproteobacteria bacterium includes:
- a CDS encoding 4'-phosphopantetheinyl transferase superfamily protein, whose protein sequence is MATRGSVQQVLEASGVDLLPAKEGAAIGAALALSALSGDVVVAGELGSFSGLEQASPVLFVQEDQPVSTGIFDRSEKTESGMRYTVNFDPKVDLGLDDHRVDGIPLLPGVLGVELMVQGLKMHLGESVSELRDVRFQKPVKFFKDEAMDIIIEVQTLQDGHAKASLNTELTTPKGKVIARTHFVADAFIGERLEVNRVLPDRLEMPRDPRLTRSDIYSRYFHGPRFQVIGDVSRMGEDGVEIEPLTERPEWVGNMSHDEFMTVPYLREAGFQAAGLWEMAELGRMGLPAGIDTLHLGEPIPADVPVLISVRRRAFGESGASFDVWLHDGMGRIFEVMRGYRTATLRTLSTRERFEPVRAQAEVPDWVRINIADVDAMLDADLRGTVKKYLSGEEITRFDTLKTQKRKRDWLAGRIAAKRLIREARFGKEGAIIPYGAISILPDHLGAPTIVIVGEGISDSRVSISHSGSMAAAMYCAESNVLPGIDVEIIEPRHDSWADGYFTKAERLWADQANNRDRALTAAWAIKEAYLKAIGIGARADFRDIDVSYDGETWSVSVEGTVAKRLVEVGGGEAVVSVGLEEDIVVARVYLAKLSQAETTSQTHI
- a CDS encoding HAMP domain-containing protein, with protein sequence RIWIGIAPLLAGYIVSQVVNTYSSIENEELLTRSVEAVDGALDGKDILVEFDTMLNQYTKAITEQDEDAFMEAQAASESAIKGLKKLSKKEIGQIRQKESNKISKQAGEIVARYNEVTQIFVDMDDGEDTMEQAKDLANRLKDMRETLVKFTDVLAKDVRRDLTDIKESTAWNRTLSLLLFLAMIAISTFAIINVISKYISLPLNDMVDRLKDIAQGEGDLTQRLNVTSNDEIGELAEWFNTFLEKLRGIIASVGETTEKLSRSSAVLETTAVSMTSSAGETASQATMVAEAANDVSDNAQHAAVGVDEMGLSIREIAKNANDAAMVATQAVQVAKSTNMTVEQLGVSSADIGKIIAVITSIAEQTNLLALNATIEAARAGDSGKGFAVVANEVKELAGETAKATTEISSKIQAIQQDADASISAIGKIGGTIEQINQLQTSIAGAVEEQSATMAEIGRSVGLAANGSSQIANNIMGVATAADGTTDGADKTQHQAQELAEAAHRLQSLVGLFKT